Proteins encoded within one genomic window of Argiope bruennichi chromosome 7, qqArgBrue1.1, whole genome shotgun sequence:
- the LOC129976314 gene encoding gastrula zinc finger protein XlCGF7.1-like — MCSEVFSSQEYMIPQILTDIKEKPFVCDVCNRGFSFRGSLKRHLRTHTKDNLCACNVCYKTFSVLGSLKDHLRTHTKEKPYVCEICSKAFYRKGNLTAHLRTHTKEKPYICEICSKTFSQRSNLKTHLRTHTKEKPYVCEICSKAFSQKGELKNHLCMHKKEKPYICEICNKACSQRRSLKIHLRTHTNEKPYICEVCNKAFTLRGSLKIHLRTHTNEKPYICEVCNKAFTVIESLKIHIRTHTKEKPYICEICNKAFPGRRHLMIHLRTHTNEKPYVCEICSKAFYVPGNLKTHLRTHTKENPHV, encoded by the coding sequence ATGTGTAGTGAAGTCTTTTCTTCGCAGGAATATATGATACCACAAATCTTGACGGATATTAAAGAGAAACCATTTGTTTGTGATGTGTGCAACAGAGGGTTCTCTTTTCGAGGAagtttaaagagacatttaaggacgcatacgaaagatAATCTGTGTGCTTGTAATGTgtgttataaaacattttctgtgtTAGGAAGTTTAAAGGACCATTTACGGAcgcatacaaaagagaaaccgtatgtttgtgagatttgcagtaAAGCTTTTTATCGAAAAGGAAATTTAACGGCCCATTTACGGACGcacacgaaagagaaaccgtacaTTTGTGAGATATGCAGTAAAACATTTTCTCAACGATcaaatttaaagacacatttacggacgcatacgaaagagaaaccgtatgtttgtgagatttgcagtaAAGCTTTTTCTCAAAAAGGTGAACTAAAGAACCATTTATGTATGCATAAgaaagagaaaccatatatttgtgagatatgcaaTAAAGCGTGTTCTCAAAGAAGaagtttaaagatacatttaaggacgcatacgaatgagaaaccatatatttgtgagGTATGCAACAAAGCGTTTACTCTAAGAGGaagtttaaagatacatttaaggacgcatacgaatgagaaaccatatatttgtgagGTATGCAACAAAGCGTTTACTGTAATAGAAAGTTTAAAGATACATATAAGGacacatacgaaagagaaaccttatatttgtgagatatgcaaTAAAGCGTTTCCTGGACGAAGACACTTAATGATACATTTAAGAACGCACACGAatgagaaaccgtatgtttgtgagataTGCAGTAAAGCGTTTTATGTGCcaggaaatttaaaaacacatttacgGACGCATACAAAAGAGAACCCGCACGtttga